One window from the genome of Megalobrama amblycephala isolate DHTTF-2021 linkage group LG4, ASM1881202v1, whole genome shotgun sequence encodes:
- the ckap2l gene encoding cytoskeleton-associated protein 2-like isoform X1 yields the protein METVTEEDVSKLSKIEQRKLKLAEYLAAKGRLKAPNPKPYLKEKPVTKKHADINQKPKFTGDEKENYGISGTNVKEVKRVKSLGEVNKKTTSKKGLSIHSQAKAPAQSSSNCRNTFQAGFQLLKTQSNRTASIQNPRKPHKAEETAASIHANPANRNHPQRFQNGQQKTLQTQPASQNKTQKSRKSSLVSVCGPSHSGYGISAHRRTEQTHHTQSTRPLAKKLETTSKPTSTAKLMSQRPINTTGTRIQTNSVSKTQAKLTQQPRSQSAVPKFGIHDSSSQSNKLMSRKSNSATNSSDVNQRKDISCIITKVDATKTKSHCSVTNRATRTSVSSTLSKPTDSEGSAVIKNKQHSTVKPTNVTASTKLLGRNTKSCVLPQTATVPQELQQPAKRSSQAKPAVQLQTPKSSFCPSTQGVRTAPVDGMKKPTAAQEERLRKLQEWRESRGITYKRPPMPVRPVRRKTVSAIPQPYWTSMENEDEVHNIVFAVDRSLDDCIKLLQQGFPVEQVRDVLSRVPMAQKFAKYWICQARLMEREGNLEVLPMFKEAVRVVREPVDELRSVVFEILKKKPIQVVSPMPKEPEAVETGMYDEQEGRDSISTPKPVGALICGMRGDSSVVKYKITATPGGKRSQQGAESGQVDGHEIRFFTPVRRSVRIEKTALRYPTALQEHDPCVTSLCDLADESREEVEGYTRPQSSPVYVYRENEALRDRVQVKLVYPEEVET from the exons ATGGAAACAGTGACGGAGGAAGATGTGTCTAAACTATCAAAGATAG AGCAACGCAAACTGAAATTGGCAGAATATCTGGCAGCAAAAGGAAGACTGAAAGCACCTAATCCAAA ACCATATCTCAAGGAGAAGCCTGTTACAAAGAAACATGCTGATATTAATCAGAAGCCCAAATTT ACCGGTGACGAAAAGGAGAATTATGGCATCAGTGGCACAAATGTAAAAGAAGTAAAGAGAGTGAAGTCATTGGGAGaggttaataaaaaaacaacatcaaaaaAAGGACTCAGCATCCATTCGCAAGCCAAAGCTCCAGCACAGTCTTCCAGTAATTGCCGTAATACTTTCCAGGCAGGCTTTCAACTTTTGAAGACACAGAGCAATAGAACGGCTTCTATTCAAAATCCAAGGAAACCACACAAAGCTGAGGAAACTGCCGCATCAATCCATGCAAATCCAGCAAATAGGAATCATCCACAAAGGTTTCAAAATGGCCAACAAAAAACCCTTCAAACACAGCCAGCTTCCCAAAATAAAACTCAAAAGTCAAGAAAATCAAGTCTTGTTTCAGTCTGTGGCCCTTCACACTCTGGATATGGCATCTCTGCCCACAGACGCACAGAACAAACGCACCACACTCAGTCAACAAGGCCTTTAGCTAAGAAATTAGAAACAACCAGCAAACCAACCTCAACTGCCAAATTGATGAGTCAAAGACCAATTAACACAACTGGGACAAGAATTCAGACAAACAGTGTTTCTAAAACCCAGGCAAAACTGACACAGCAACCCAGAAGTCAAAGTGCTGTACCAAAGTTTGGGATTCACGACAGCAGTTCTCAGAGCAATAAACTCATGAGCAGAAAATCAAATTCGGCGACAAACAGTTCTGACGTTAACCAGAGAAAGGATATTTCATGCATTATCACAAAAGTCGATGCCACAAAAACTAAATCGCATTGCTCTGTCACAAACAGAGCAACAAGAACAAGTGTCTCTTCAACTCTGTCTAAACCAACAGATAGTGAAGGATCAGCggtcattaaaaataaacagcatTCTACTGTTAAACCAACTAATGTCACTGCTTCTACCAAACTCCTCGGTCGAAACACCAAGAGTTGTGTATTGCCACAGACTGCCACTGTGCCCCAAGAGCTTCAGCAGCCTGCCAAGAGATCCAGCCAGGCCAAGCCTGCGGTGCAATTGCAGACCCCTAAATCCAGTTTCTGTCCCAGTACTCAAGGTGTCCGAACAGCCCCGGTAGATGGAATGAAGAAGCCAACTGCAGCACAGGAGGAGAGACT GCGTAAGCTCCAGGAGTGGCGGGAATCGAGGGGCATCACATATAAACGTCCTCCTATGCCTGTCCGTCCGGTGAGGAGGAAGACTGTCTCTGCTATTCCTCAGCCATACTGGACGTCTATGGAGAATGAAGATGAGGTTCATAACATTGTCTTTGCTGTGGACCGGTCACTAGATGACTGCATTAAATTATTACAGCAg GGTTTCCCGGTGGAGCAGGTCAGAGATGTGCTGTCTAGGGTGCCAATGGCACAGAAGTTTGCAAAATACTGGATCTGCCAGGCCAGACTAATGGAAAGAGAAGGAAACCTGGAGGTCCTGCCAATGTTTAAGGAGGCTGTCCGTGTTGTAAGAGAG CCAGTGGATGAACTACGATCTGTGGTATTTGAGATCCTTAAAAAGAAACCGATTCAAG TTGTGTCTCCAATGCCAAAAGAGCCTGAAGCGGTAGAGACTGGGATGTATGATGAACAGGAAGGCAGAGACTCCATATCTACGCCAAAACCTGTTGGAGCCCTCATATGTGGAATGAGGGGAGACTCGTCTGTCgtcaaatataaaattacagCCACCCCAGG GGGGAAAAGGAGTCAGCAGGGAGCAGAATCAGGACAAGTAGACGGTCACGAAATCCGTTTCTTTACCCCAGTGCGGCGTTCAGTGCGGATCGAGAAAACCGCTCTGCGCTATCCAACAGCCTTGCAGGAACACGACCCCTGTGTGACCTCTCTTTGTGACCTTGCAGATGAGAGCAGGGAAGAGGTTGAAGGTTACACACGACCCCAGAGCTCTCCTGTGTATGTGTACCGAGAGAATGAAGCACTGAGAGACCGTGTTCAAGTTAAACTTGTTTATCCAGAGGAGGTTGAAACATGA
- the ckap2l gene encoding cytoskeleton-associated protein 2-like isoform X2 produces the protein METVTEEDVSKLSKIEQRKLKLAEYLAAKGRLKAPNPKPYLKEKPVTKKHADINQKPKFTGDEKENYGISGTNVKEVKRVKSLGEVNKKTTSKKGLSIHSQAKAPAQSSSNCRNTFQAGFQLLKTQSNRTASIQNPRKPHKAEETAASIHANPANRNHPQRFQNGQQKTLQTQPASQNKTQKSRKSSLVSVCGPSHSGYGISAHRRTEQTHHTQSTRPLAKKLETTSKPTSTAKLMSQRPINTTGTRIQTNSVSKTQAKLTQQPRSQSAVPKFGIHDSSSQSNKLMSRKSNSATNSSDVNQRKDISCIITKVDATKTKSHCSVTNRATRTSVSSTLSKPTDSEGSAVIKNKQHSTVKPTNVTASTKLLGRNTKSCVLPQTATVPQELQQPAKRSSQAKPAVQLQTPKSSFCPSTQGVRTAPVDGMKKPTAAQEERLRKLQEWRESRGITYKRPPMPVRPVRRKTVSAIPQPYWTSMENEDEVHNIVFAVDRSLDDCIKLLQQGFPVEQVRDVLSRVPMAQKFAKYWICQARLMEREGNLEVLPMFKEAVRVVREPVDELRSVVFEILKKKPIQEPEAVETGMYDEQEGRDSISTPKPVGALICGMRGDSSVVKYKITATPGGKRSQQGAESGQVDGHEIRFFTPVRRSVRIEKTALRYPTALQEHDPCVTSLCDLADESREEVEGYTRPQSSPVYVYRENEALRDRVQVKLVYPEEVET, from the exons ATGGAAACAGTGACGGAGGAAGATGTGTCTAAACTATCAAAGATAG AGCAACGCAAACTGAAATTGGCAGAATATCTGGCAGCAAAAGGAAGACTGAAAGCACCTAATCCAAA ACCATATCTCAAGGAGAAGCCTGTTACAAAGAAACATGCTGATATTAATCAGAAGCCCAAATTT ACCGGTGACGAAAAGGAGAATTATGGCATCAGTGGCACAAATGTAAAAGAAGTAAAGAGAGTGAAGTCATTGGGAGaggttaataaaaaaacaacatcaaaaaAAGGACTCAGCATCCATTCGCAAGCCAAAGCTCCAGCACAGTCTTCCAGTAATTGCCGTAATACTTTCCAGGCAGGCTTTCAACTTTTGAAGACACAGAGCAATAGAACGGCTTCTATTCAAAATCCAAGGAAACCACACAAAGCTGAGGAAACTGCCGCATCAATCCATGCAAATCCAGCAAATAGGAATCATCCACAAAGGTTTCAAAATGGCCAACAAAAAACCCTTCAAACACAGCCAGCTTCCCAAAATAAAACTCAAAAGTCAAGAAAATCAAGTCTTGTTTCAGTCTGTGGCCCTTCACACTCTGGATATGGCATCTCTGCCCACAGACGCACAGAACAAACGCACCACACTCAGTCAACAAGGCCTTTAGCTAAGAAATTAGAAACAACCAGCAAACCAACCTCAACTGCCAAATTGATGAGTCAAAGACCAATTAACACAACTGGGACAAGAATTCAGACAAACAGTGTTTCTAAAACCCAGGCAAAACTGACACAGCAACCCAGAAGTCAAAGTGCTGTACCAAAGTTTGGGATTCACGACAGCAGTTCTCAGAGCAATAAACTCATGAGCAGAAAATCAAATTCGGCGACAAACAGTTCTGACGTTAACCAGAGAAAGGATATTTCATGCATTATCACAAAAGTCGATGCCACAAAAACTAAATCGCATTGCTCTGTCACAAACAGAGCAACAAGAACAAGTGTCTCTTCAACTCTGTCTAAACCAACAGATAGTGAAGGATCAGCggtcattaaaaataaacagcatTCTACTGTTAAACCAACTAATGTCACTGCTTCTACCAAACTCCTCGGTCGAAACACCAAGAGTTGTGTATTGCCACAGACTGCCACTGTGCCCCAAGAGCTTCAGCAGCCTGCCAAGAGATCCAGCCAGGCCAAGCCTGCGGTGCAATTGCAGACCCCTAAATCCAGTTTCTGTCCCAGTACTCAAGGTGTCCGAACAGCCCCGGTAGATGGAATGAAGAAGCCAACTGCAGCACAGGAGGAGAGACT GCGTAAGCTCCAGGAGTGGCGGGAATCGAGGGGCATCACATATAAACGTCCTCCTATGCCTGTCCGTCCGGTGAGGAGGAAGACTGTCTCTGCTATTCCTCAGCCATACTGGACGTCTATGGAGAATGAAGATGAGGTTCATAACATTGTCTTTGCTGTGGACCGGTCACTAGATGACTGCATTAAATTATTACAGCAg GGTTTCCCGGTGGAGCAGGTCAGAGATGTGCTGTCTAGGGTGCCAATGGCACAGAAGTTTGCAAAATACTGGATCTGCCAGGCCAGACTAATGGAAAGAGAAGGAAACCTGGAGGTCCTGCCAATGTTTAAGGAGGCTGTCCGTGTTGTAAGAGAG CCAGTGGATGAACTACGATCTGTGGTATTTGAGATCCTTAAAAAGAAACCGATTCAAG AGCCTGAAGCGGTAGAGACTGGGATGTATGATGAACAGGAAGGCAGAGACTCCATATCTACGCCAAAACCTGTTGGAGCCCTCATATGTGGAATGAGGGGAGACTCGTCTGTCgtcaaatataaaattacagCCACCCCAGG GGGGAAAAGGAGTCAGCAGGGAGCAGAATCAGGACAAGTAGACGGTCACGAAATCCGTTTCTTTACCCCAGTGCGGCGTTCAGTGCGGATCGAGAAAACCGCTCTGCGCTATCCAACAGCCTTGCAGGAACACGACCCCTGTGTGACCTCTCTTTGTGACCTTGCAGATGAGAGCAGGGAAGAGGTTGAAGGTTACACACGACCCCAGAGCTCTCCTGTGTATGTGTACCGAGAGAATGAAGCACTGAGAGACCGTGTTCAAGTTAAACTTGTTTATCCAGAGGAGGTTGAAACATGA